One Pseudomonadota bacterium genomic window, TATTCTCCTGGTAAATCCTGGAGATTCCCTGCAAAAGGTCAGCCGACAGCTTGAGAAATCAGGTCTTGTTTCTTCCGCCCGGAAATTTTCCCTTATTGTCCGGATTCGTGGTCTTGCCAACCGGATTCAAGCCGGAGAATATGAATTTCAAACCGGGGAAACTCCACTAGACATAATCGAACAACTGATTACCGGTCAGGTAAAAACCTACCAGATCACCATTCCCGAAGGTTTTACCATGGAGGAAATTGGTGATTTGCTGGCTGAACGGGCCTGCGGAAAAAATGAATTCAATCACTTGGTTGTCGACCGGAAATTCATGCAACCATGGAAAATCGAGGCACCTAATTGCGAAGGCTACCTCTTTCCCAGTACCTACCATTATAGCCGAAATACCGGCTGCCGGCAGTTACTGTCTCTCATGCTCAAAACTTTTACTGACCAGTATAAAATAATCTCGGACAGGGTCACTAAGCCATCATCCTACAGCCGTCATGAATTGGTAATCTTGGCATCAATCGTCCAGAAAGAGGCGGGAAATGAGGAGGAAATGCCGATCATCGCCGCCGTGATTTTCAACCGGCTGCAAAAAGGCATGCGACTGCAATGTGATCCTACAGTTATCTACGGACTGGGAAAAAGATTTGACGGCAACCTGCGAAGAAAAGATTTAAAAGACTCATCACCTTATAACACCTATCGCCACCGTGGCCTGCCGCCAGGGCCCATCTGCAATCCGGGGGCCAGTGCTCTGCGGGCGGTTAATTTCCCGGCTTCGGTTGATTATCTCTACTTTGTCTCCCGCAACAACGGCAGCCATCATTTCTCATCCACCCTGAAAGAACACAATCGGGCCGTCAGACGTTTTCAGAAAAAAAGGATAAAAACAGAGAAGTAAAGGAAGTAATGGAGGGCTAACAGCCTCAAGTCCGATAATCGGCATTGATGCTGATATACTCATGGGAAAGGTCGGCCGTCAGCAGGGAAAAACTACCATCTCCGGCATGCAGATCAATGGTAATGGTAAAACTATCCTGTCGGAACACTTCGGCACCATCACCTTCCTGATAATCAGGACACCGTTGACCACCAGCGACCACCTGAATCCGGTCCAGCCAGATATCCACCCGCCCAGGATCCAGGTCGACGCCGGCATACCCCAGGACGGCGACAATCCGCCCCCAATTGGCATCCTCGCCAAAAAAAGCAGTTTTCACCAGCAGGGAATGGGCAATGGTCCGACTGATCTGCTCCGCTGCCTGGCAATCAGGAGCATTCTTGACCAGGATTTCAACCAGCTTGGTCGCCCCTTCACCATCTTTGACGATCATCCGGGAAAGCTCATCGGCAACCTGGTACAGGCCGGCTGCAAACACCTTTGCATCCGCCTCTGTAGCCAGGGAACAACCAGACACGCCGTTGGCCAGGAGCAGGACGGTATCATTGGTGCTGGTATCCCCATCAACACTGATCCGGTTAAAGCTTCGATCCGCCACCTGCGCTAAAAGTTTTTGCAGCGTACTGCCGGAGATCTTGGCGTCAGTCAGGAGATATGCCAGCATGGTTGCCATATTAGGTTCTATCATCCCGGCACCTTTGGCCAAGCCGCAAAGATGGACAACGCCGGTTGAAAGTGGCAGCGAAACCGAGCAGGTTTTAGGCTGTGAATCTGTGGTCATGATGGCCTCGGCCGCGGCAGCCAGACTTGAGGCTGAAAGAAGCTCGGGAAAACGCGGCAGAGCGGCGGTAATCATATTCACCGGCAGGGGTTCGCCGATCACACCGGTTGAGGAGATGAAAACCTCTTCTTCAGGAACAGCAAGGACGGATGAAAGGCCTTTTGCCAGCTCTTTGACATGAGCCACCCCCTGATCACCGGTACAGGCATTGGCATTACCACTGTTAACCAGCACAACACTGATTGGCATCGCCGCAGCAAGTTGCAGCCGGCCATAAATAACCGGCGCTGCCGGAAATTTATTGGTGGTAAAAACCGCCGCGGCCGTCGCCGGCACCTCGGAAACAATGAGAGCCAGATCGAGTTGATCTTCTTTTTTCAGGCCGCAGTGAAGGGCGGCGAAACGATACCCGGGACAGCTCATAACCTTTTCCATTATCTCCCGCATGGTAAACATCTGGGACAGCCCCCGGTGAAGCTGGGGACAGTCCCGAGTTTACTTGAATGTAAAATCCTTAGCCGAACAACAATTCCTTGCACATTTATACCTTGTACCTTAAACCGTAAACCTTATACCTTGCACCTCATACCTTATACCGTATATATCATCGTCCACAACAGCGTTTATATTTTTTGCCACTGCCACAGGGACAAGGATCATTGCGACCAACTTTCGCCTCTTTATTCTTCACCGGTTGCCGTTTCCCTGACTCACTGCCCCCTTCACCCCGGCCCAAGACCATACCCGTCTGCTTCTTTGACTGCCGGTCAAGCTCTTCTACCTCTTCATCCCGGGTTACCCGGATATGGCAAAGCTGGATAACCGCATCCTCTTTCACCCGAGCCAGCATATCAATAAACATGTCGTAGCCTTCACGCTGATATTCGCGCAGCGGATCCTTCTGACCATATCCCCGCAGGCCAATGCCTTCCTTCAACTGATCTATGCTATAGAGGTGCTCTTTCCACAATGTATCCAGAGTATGCAGCAAAACGATTTTCTCCAGCTGGCGCATGGTCTCAACGCCAATTTCCTGCTCCCGCTGTTCATAATAATGGTGCAAACGCTGAAGAAAAAGTTCAATAAATGATTCACGACTTGAAACCTCTTGAACCGCGGGATCGTCAGCGAAATCGACAGCAAGACCAAAATCCTGACTGAATCCGGCGTTCAAAGCTTCATAATCCCATTCCGGCAAAGGCTCTTTTTCGCTTACCAGCCGTTCGATAAGCTCGGTTGCCACTTCATCCACATAATCAAGCGCCAGTTCACGAAGATTATTCTGACCCAGGATATCCCGCCGCAAGGCATAGATAGTCTCCCGCTGCTTATTCATGACATCATCATACTCCAACAGCTGTTTCCGAATATCAAAGTTGTGACCTTCAACCCGACGCTGGGCATTTTCAATCGCCTTGGAGATCATCCCATGCTCAATTGGTTCATCTTCCTCAATACCCAACGTATCCATGACCTTGGCAATCCGCTCGGAACCAAAAATACGCATCAGATCATCGTCAAGAGCCAGATAAAAACGGGTGGATCCAGGATCACCCTGACGGCCAGAACGACCCCGAAGCTGGTTGTCAATCCGCCGGCTTTCATGACGTTCCGTCCCCAGAATATGCAGTCCACCCGCAGCCAGGACTTCCTCCCGTTCACCCTGACACTGGGCTTGGAGTTCGTTTAATATCCGCTCCTGTTCTTCCGCCGGCATATCCTCCTTTATTTTTTTCTTTGCCAGCATTTCAGCATTACCACCCAAAACAATATCAGTTCCCCGCCCGGCCATATTAGTCGCGATAGTCAAAGCACCTTTTCGACCCGCCTGGGCCACAATTTCTGCTTCCTTCTCGTGGAACTTGGCGTTGAGGACTTCATGGCGAACACCTTTCTTCGTCAGCATCCGACTCAATTTTTCAGAATCATCAATGGAGATGGTTCCCACCAGCATCGGCTGACCTTTTTGGTGGCGCTCGATGATCTCCCTAACCACCGCCCGGTATTTCTCCGTTTTGGTTTTATAGATCACATCCGGATTATCAATCCTGATCATCGGCATATTGGTGGGAATAACCATGACATCAAGATTGTAAATCTGCTTGAATTCCACCGCTTCCGTATCCGCTGTCCCGGTCATTCCAGCAAGTTTATTGTACATGCGGAAAAAGTTCTGGAAGGTTACTGAAGCCAGGGTCTGGTTTTCACTTTCTATTTTCACACCTTCTTTGGCTTCCAAAGCCTGATGAAGGCCGTCACTGTAACGCCTTCCAGGCATCAGACGGCCGGTAAATTCATCAACAATCATCACCTGATTGTCTTTCACCACATAATCCACATCCCGCTTAAACAAAACATGTGCCTTGAGGGCCTGATTAACATGATGCAGGGTTTCCATCTGGGAAGGTTCAAAAAGATTATTAATTTTCAGCAGTTCCTCAATCCTGGCAACCCCCTGGTCGCTGAGTACAACCGTTTTAGTCTTCTCTTCAATCTCATAGTCAGTTTCCTTGTTTAACCGTGGTATAACTTTATCAATCAAATAATACTTATCCGTAAGATCTTCGGTCGGCCCGGAGATAATCAAGGGAGTCCTGGCCTCATCAACCAAAATACTGTCCACCTCATCGACAATAGCAAAATTCAACTCCCGCTGGGCATAATCTTCCAACTGAAATTTCATGTTGTCACGAAGGTAATCAAAACCAAACTCATTATTGGTACCATAGGCAATATCACAACCATATGCTACCTGACGCTGCTGATCATCCATCCCATGCAGAATAACCCCCACAGAAAGTCCTAAAAACCGGTAAATAGTTCCCATCCATTCGGCATCGCGACGGGCAAGGTAATCATTAACTGTTATTACATGAGCACCTTTACCTTCAAGGGCATTGAGATAGAGAGGCATAGTTGCCGCCAGGGTTTTACCCTCACCGGTTTTCATTTCAGCTATTTTCCCCTGGTGCAGAACAATTCCACCCATTAGCTGAACATCAAAATGACGCATTTTCAAGGTTCGGACAGAAGCCTCTCGAACAACGGCAAAAGCCTCCGGCAGAAGATCGTCCAGGGATCTGCCCTCCTGCAGCTGTTGACGGAAAATATCGGTTTTTGCCCGCAATTGTTCATCGGTAAGTTTTTTAATCTCTGATTCCAGCTTATTGATCTGTTGAATCAAGGGATTTAACTTTTTCAACTCCCGATCATTCTTGCTGCCAATAACTTTTTTTACAATTCCAAACATATGAAATTCCTCTTCAAGGGAAAATGATGCATACAATCAACAATGTTTTTTTACATCTCAGATTATCGTGAAAACTCAGAACTCTACCGGGATGGGAAACTGACAATCAGTTTTGCCCCCGCGAAAAAGGGCGAAACCAGGAAGGATATCAAAAGGAAGAAGATTGCGGTTTTAGCTTATTCAATCAATAAAATACTGATGTGGATTCACAGCATGTTTATTTACCACAACCTCATAATGAAGATGGGGACCGGTGCTGCGCCCGGTATTCCCCAAGGCACCTATTTCCTGTCCCCTGATGACTTTATCGCCAACCTTGACTTCTATACGAAACAAGTGACCATACTTAGTTTCCACCCCCATGCCATGATCAACTACAACCAGGTTACCATAACCGCCATTATGGCCGGCAAACTTAACCCGTCCATCGGCAGTCACCACTACTGGACTCCCTTTACGATTAACGATATCAAGCCCATGGTGAAATTCCCGCTTGCCGGTAAAAGGTGAACGTCGATAACCAAACCCGGAGCTGATCCAACCCCTAACCGGTCTGATCGAAGGAGTGAAATTGAGTACCGCCTTCTGCTCCTCCAGATAATCCTGGAGCAGATTACTTTGCTGCTGTTCATCAACCAACCGCAGCTCCAGCACCTGAATATCCCGGTGCATATTTTCAATGGCCTGGCTTCTGGCTGCATCCAGACTGTCTGTCGTCAAGGCGGCAGCCGCTGGATCAGGCCCCCCGAGACCCTGTCGGACACTACTTCCCGAATGCACGTTCAAGTTAGCCAGAACCTTGATTTTTACATTGCTCTCCTTAATCCGGGTCAATTGGTCCGTAAGATTATCAATCCGAGAGGCAAAAAAACCGATCTGCGCCTTCATTTCCGCTTCCTGCTGCACTAATTTTTCATGGCCATTAATACTATCTAAATTGCTGGCATAGAGAAATATCGACACCACCGCCCCAACAAACAAAGCCAGAACAGGTGGAACAAAAAGCAGGAAGAGGCGCCGCAGCCATTTTCTGGAAATGGCTATTCGCCGGGGATATTGATTACCGTCCCGCAACAGGATCAAGGTATATTTCTCAGTTTTATTCATAGAATTCAGTAAGGCTATATTATATATGTAACTATTCAGCTCCAAGACCGGGAGACAGATTAAATTTTTCTCTATGGTTTATTCAGTTGGATTTATAAACCTGATGATGGAAGCAAAAATTATATGTCCTCCAGATGAGAAAAATAAAATCTGTCCCCTGAAGGAAAAAGCCGGTTTATAGTGATATGCTGAATAGTTCCTTATATATTAATATATCGGTAGTTCTCTGGAGCACTTTATAGCAAAGCAAGCCAAATATGTCAATTTTATAATGGGGGGACAGTTTTTAAACTGTCCCCAACCATCCTCGGACAAACTTTTAAAGAAGTGAAGATATTCTGCCGATAGAAAAATATAATTCTTTTACTGAGGATTTCATCATATGATCCAGGTCCAGACAAGCGATGATCGATTAAAAGCATCCATTGAAATCATTTTTGAATCTGACGGTGCCCCTCCCACCGTTGATGAAATCCGCTCTGCCCTCACGGATCATCAGGTCACTGCCGGTATTGATGATCAGGCCATTGAAGTTTTCTGTCAGCAGGCAAAAGCTAATCCCGGTCAGCCGATCAAAGGAATAGTGGCCCATGGAACCCCGCTCACAGCAACCATTCAGCCCAACTACCAGTTTAAGTTTTCCACCAGGAAATCCATCGGGCAGGTACTTGAATCAGGCAAAATTGATTACCGTGACCGGGGAATGGTCAATTTCACTAAATCCGGCACCATGCTGCTGGAAATAATTCCTGGAAAAGCAGGAATTTCCGGCCTCCAAGTTGATGGAACAATCACTGAGGCCGAAGCTTTAGAACCATTAAAAAAAATCAATGCCGGGAAAAATGTCAAGTTGGAAACCACGGATGAAGGCCATTTACACTACCTGGCCCAGGCTGACGGCCAAGCTGATTTACAGGGTAGTGACCTGGTCATAGAAAACATGTTTACAGTTGATGGCAATGTGGATCTCAATACCGGTCACATTAAATACCAGGGACCCATCCATGTCACCGGCAATCTGCTCAGCGGCTTTGCCGCCATTTCCAACAGTGATGTTTTCATTGATAAATTGATAGATGGCGGCAGCGTTAAAGCCAAGGGCGACCTGGTAGTTGGTACCGGCATCATCGGCAGCGAAAAATCTTCCATTACCGTGCTTGGAAATATCAA contains:
- the mltG gene encoding endolytic transglycosylase MltG, giving the protein MKNSRAVKFILLVIMTIIMAMAIAGLELYRFAHRPSVRKTTILLVNPGDSLQKVSRQLEKSGLVSSARKFSLIVRIRGLANRIQAGEYEFQTGETPLDIIEQLITGQVKTYQITIPEGFTMEEIGDLLAERACGKNEFNHLVVDRKFMQPWKIEAPNCEGYLFPSTYHYSRNTGCRQLLSLMLKTFTDQYKIISDRVTKPSSYSRHELVILASIVQKEAGNEEEMPIIAAVIFNRLQKGMRLQCDPTVIYGLGKRFDGNLRRKDLKDSSPYNTYRHRGLPPGPICNPGASALRAVNFPASVDYLYFVSRNNGSHHFSSTLKEHNRAVRRFQKKRIKTEK
- the argJ gene encoding bifunctional glutamate N-acetyltransferase/amino-acid acetyltransferase ArgJ; this encodes MFTMREIMEKVMSCPGYRFAALHCGLKKEDQLDLALIVSEVPATAAAVFTTNKFPAAPVIYGRLQLAAAMPISVVLVNSGNANACTGDQGVAHVKELAKGLSSVLAVPEEEVFISSTGVIGEPLPVNMITAALPRFPELLSASSLAAAAEAIMTTDSQPKTCSVSLPLSTGVVHLCGLAKGAGMIEPNMATMLAYLLTDAKISGSTLQKLLAQVADRSFNRISVDGDTSTNDTVLLLANGVSGCSLATEADAKVFAAGLYQVADELSRMIVKDGEGATKLVEILVKNAPDCQAAEQISRTIAHSLLVKTAFFGEDANWGRIVAVLGYAGVDLDPGRVDIWLDRIQVVAGGQRCPDYQEGDGAEVFRQDSFTITIDLHAGDGSFSLLTADLSHEYISINADYRT
- the secA gene encoding preprotein translocase subunit SecA, with translation MFGIVKKVIGSKNDRELKKLNPLIQQINKLESEIKKLTDEQLRAKTDIFRQQLQEGRSLDDLLPEAFAVVREASVRTLKMRHFDVQLMGGIVLHQGKIAEMKTGEGKTLAATMPLYLNALEGKGAHVITVNDYLARRDAEWMGTIYRFLGLSVGVILHGMDDQQRQVAYGCDIAYGTNNEFGFDYLRDNMKFQLEDYAQRELNFAIVDEVDSILVDEARTPLIISGPTEDLTDKYYLIDKVIPRLNKETDYEIEEKTKTVVLSDQGVARIEELLKINNLFEPSQMETLHHVNQALKAHVLFKRDVDYVVKDNQVMIVDEFTGRLMPGRRYSDGLHQALEAKEGVKIESENQTLASVTFQNFFRMYNKLAGMTGTADTEAVEFKQIYNLDVMVIPTNMPMIRIDNPDVIYKTKTEKYRAVVREIIERHQKGQPMLVGTISIDDSEKLSRMLTKKGVRHEVLNAKFHEKEAEIVAQAGRKGALTIATNMAGRGTDIVLGGNAEMLAKKKIKEDMPAEEQERILNELQAQCQGEREEVLAAGGLHILGTERHESRRIDNQLRGRSGRQGDPGSTRFYLALDDDLMRIFGSERIAKVMDTLGIEEDEPIEHGMISKAIENAQRRVEGHNFDIRKQLLEYDDVMNKQRETIYALRRDILGQNNLRELALDYVDEVATELIERLVSEKEPLPEWDYEALNAGFSQDFGLAVDFADDPAVQEVSSRESFIELFLQRLHHYYEQREQEIGVETMRQLEKIVLLHTLDTLWKEHLYSIDQLKEGIGLRGYGQKDPLREYQREGYDMFIDMLARVKEDAVIQLCHIRVTRDEEVEELDRQSKKQTGMVLGRGEGGSESGKRQPVKNKEAKVGRNDPCPCGSGKKYKRCCGR
- a CDS encoding M23 family metallopeptidase, yielding MNKTEKYTLILLRDGNQYPRRIAISRKWLRRLFLLFVPPVLALFVGAVVSIFLYASNLDSINGHEKLVQQEAEMKAQIGFFASRIDNLTDQLTRIKESNVKIKVLANLNVHSGSSVRQGLGGPDPAAAALTTDSLDAARSQAIENMHRDIQVLELRLVDEQQQSNLLQDYLEEQKAVLNFTPSIRPVRGWISSGFGYRRSPFTGKREFHHGLDIVNRKGSPVVVTADGRVKFAGHNGGYGNLVVVDHGMGVETKYGHLFRIEVKVGDKVIRGQEIGALGNTGRSTGPHLHYEVVVNKHAVNPHQYFID
- a CDS encoding FapA family protein; this translates as MIQVQTSDDRLKASIEIIFESDGAPPTVDEIRSALTDHQVTAGIDDQAIEVFCQQAKANPGQPIKGIVAHGTPLTATIQPNYQFKFSTRKSIGQVLESGKIDYRDRGMVNFTKSGTMLLEIIPGKAGISGLQVDGTITEAEALEPLKKINAGKNVKLETTDEGHLHYLAQADGQADLQGSDLVIENMFTVDGNVDLNTGHIKYQGPIHVTGNLLSGFAAISNSDVFIDKLIDGGSVKAKGDLVVGTGIIGSEKSSITVLGNIKSEYIASLGSCQAKGSIVVEKHVINSTLVAGGSIRCAGKITGECSISAFSGIETGELGSEGSSRTTVEVGNDIFIRERLQKIDRVMEPMIERSIEIVDLVSLPVIMKKDPSMLPAERQEEAAELINEYHKIDSQITLLKKKKTELEEKSAAARQARITVHRQVYPGVLIKIGHETYQVDKPLSGPIAFWLDPVDKKITTR